Part of the Haliotis asinina isolate JCU_RB_2024 chromosome 8, JCU_Hal_asi_v2, whole genome shotgun sequence genome is shown below.
cagccgggggaacacgagggtgatagccgtaagcgggccaccgatcctatatggtcagtcaaaacttacaacatagataaagtggatatgaaagccgacgaacctaacttgtactacttgagggatgggccgggtagggggtttgtaagagaagaattattgatcgtaccgtacggcacagtgttacctcctaccaacacacggtaaacgtgacataggcacgccaacttttttgtagtaggggtaatagtagcaagagctaagggcccaaccaaagccttatttactaaataaggctttgtagagacttttcttgaaagtggtccagaacccccattgtatatactactccaTCCAGTACGCATGGTCAATGAGAGAGATAAGGATTCAGAGTGACAGGAAACCCAAATAGGTAATATTGACTGACACGACAAATGACAACTGTCACCTTAATGACGAGCACATTCCAGCAGCTCCGGCCATAAAGGCACAATCTCACATATTTTTGTATAATGTTATGGCCTATATTTTAGATATTGGAACATTTGCCCTCACTCCAAAAAATGAATGAGCGAATGAGCGTATGATGCTACAGTCAAAGACGAACACTCGTTTTCGCTTCTCCCGGAATAGCACGAGTCCGTCCCGAATTGGATCAGTCTCAATTGCTGGTGTAaagtcactctcaaaaacaatGTGTACACCCATTGTACCTCCCTTTAACCATTAGCCCCTTAATTAGGATAGTGTTCACTTGTAAACACTGTTACATATTGAAAAACTAATGTGTCCAAGAATTTAGATTGTTGGCAAGAATGGGTTAAAAATAACCTGGAACCATTTGTTGAATGTCTGTTCAGGTCATTTTAACAGCTTCAAGAAACAATAAGCAAAAGAAACAAAGACGAATACGTAGATGTGAGTGTGAGGAAGAGACCACAAGTGTTCGTCTTTCACTGACTGTGGTATCAGACATTCATTCAAAAGCTCATTCATGCACCAGTATTTGGATGGCAAAATGAGAATGACAATACTTTCAAAATTACTTTACCCCAACCATGATGAAGACACATCACTCTCCCCATCACCTAATTGCCGAACACCCTCATATGCAGTTTACACTGGGAGAAGCAATAGGCCAACTTCCCTTCCTAGATGCCAGAGTCATAAAAGATGACATCAATTTCTATATCAGTGAGTACCCTAATCCCATTCATGCTGAACAAAATCTTCGCCATTCATCAAACAACCCCTCAAGTCCAGAAAGGTATAATGGCCACCCATATGCAGGATGTGCCCAAAACATATGTTACACAGCTCAACAACTAACACAACACACGCGATCAGATGGTTCGCTGGCATAGCTGATGCATGTCAGGTTATCTCGTTTTGTAGACAGATGCTTATGGAGTCAATTACTCGATTACTGAAAGACCGTTGCGAGAAAGCTGAAAAACTGCTGAGTTCAACACTGAACAACAAGCAAAACACAATAACTTTTAATCTCTAGTAACAGTAGCCATTTCGCGTGTATTTGTCTTTATTTTTGCCTCTGTACATACTGTACATATCTAGTTGTAGACAGTATCTGTTAAATTCTACCAGACAATTTTTCCAACAGCTACGTTCCCTAAAGTAATCTAGGTGACATTCAACAAAATGGTCAAAGCACCATAATGCACGCCATGGGTATCTAAGGGTTGCGTGTAGTAATGATTGTAAAAGCTCTGCATTTCTGTATTTCAGGTACAAAAATTAATGGTAACATGATAGTGAAATTATATCTTGTTATGAAATGCAGTATTGACACACCCGAACAACGTCACTGGTGTCCATAAGACGAAAACACTCCAAACGTACACCAGTTCTACTTCTGGCAGACAAAGTGGATCTCCTTCTCATCAGTGTGACTTGCAGTCTCGTTTATGATGGTGAAACCGGCTTTGGCAACCATTTCCCTTGCCAAAGATGCACCCCATGTTGCCCCAAGAGCTGCAGAGTCAGGCTGACGGAAGCTCTCCGGGATGCACATGAAAGTGCTTGCCGAGTAGTAGAACATAGATGTCCCGTTTGCAATGTTACCAGCAATTCCTCCCTCAAGTCCAACCTCAATCATGCTGAAAATACCTCCTGGTTTGAGACACCGATAGATCTGGTTTAAAGCTTGCCGTGGATAGGCAAGGTCATGAATCACAAAGCGGGTTAGTATCCAGTCAAAACTGTCGTTGTATTTTTCAGGCAGGTTTTCAATATTGTCAGTGCTGTAAGAGATATTCTGAATGCCACGGCTATTTGCATCTGCTCTGGCTACTTCCAGTGGCTTGCTAGTTATGTCTGAACCAAGGAAGGTGCTGTTCTTGAATCGAGAGGCTAATTTATTCACCAGGACACCTGTTGCGCAGCCAAATTCCACAACATTGATCCCAGATTCTGTAATGGAAACACAATACAAAGTCAAGGTTAAGTTAACATCTGGAAATATCTTCTGATTGGAATCTCACGTTTGAAAAACCATATCAAAGCTACTTCTTCAGTTACGTATAGTGGAGTAGTGTCAATATTATACTATTACATTCATCATGCATTTGGTTTACTATGTGGCATATACACAAAGCGAAAAGTATAGTAATTTTTATATTTCTAGTTATCGCTTTTATTGTACACCGAGAACAGCACATAGTTCACGAGCACATAGAAAAAAAGAGACGGGTTCTGGATATCTGCTAAAGCCTGGAAGGGTCGGATGAGGATTGTGATTGTAATTTCTCGACTGTGGGACAACTAAGGTGCGGGCTGGATGACAAAAAGACGTTGAAAGGGCAAAAACGGACATCTTGAGAATGTCGTCGATAAACATTATTGCATTTAGCAACAGATTCAGATGCGTCCCAGTTAGCAACGGAGAATTCTAAATAATAACATGAAGACGAATTTGAAATATAATGAAAGAGAAATGGATAAATTCTTTCAATCTCCATAAGTAATCTCAGAGTCGATTGTATAATTCAGACCATAAGATGAGTAATAGCATGTGTTTGCTTGATATCGCATTCAGCTACACTGTCCagtcgagtctgcaccagacaatccagtgattgacaacatgagaTACAATTACTAATCGTCAAATTGTGACGGCACCTAAAGTTCGGAAAAGGTAAACGGATTTTGCCCTACAAAGGATGAACGGATTCTGGCTGCAGAGGATCAACTTAACACTTAACTATGTCTTGTCAACTACACATCTGGGAAAACACGCTAACGGACGGTGCCAATAAACTTACGGAATTGCATCGGACATATTTTTTGTCATTGATGCATCATTTTCccataaatatatttgatagtgTTGCCTATTCCTAGAAAGTGGTGACCCTGATCGAACGACTCTGGGCCAGAGTCGCATGGTGCTCTTCGACGTTTTGGTGAAGAGAGCATGCTCGGTGGTATCTCGACTTTCATATAAAGGAGAGCAGAAATTGTGTTGAAggagatgcctacttcttgcCTAATCCGTTTATAAAATATGATTAATGAGGAAATCCAACATTTCGAATATTGCACTCTCTATGAATTATCCAGAACCTCTGAAGGTAGATGGTGTTTTCTAGGAAGGTAAACAATTTTGggagtaacctcccttggtGCAGGTGTTGCTGTTCGGGTGCGAATCTTGGTCAGCTTACAGGAGTTCCATCGAATAGCTCATTACATCTAGTAGTTCTACTGGTTCCATTCAGGTTTGCATGTGCCGCTTTAGCACGGGGGTAGTTTATAGCTTTTAAAGTTTATCTCTCATACTACATTTGTATTTATCTTTCATCGCATAAAATTTGAAGCTCAGATTTTGGGTTGATTTGTGCAGCATATGTGTTCGAGTAATATCTTGCAACGTTTACAAATACATGGATTAAGGAATGAAGTTTTCCCTTAAGTCTGTCACGAAGAATAGTTTAGACACCGTTGaaaaatcaaatgttttgacGGAACTGAACTCAGTCCGCTTCTGTGATTGTAACAAGTCAAGCAATAGAGAAGAAATTGGAACGGTATGCCATGACAACAATCCTTGATGATCTCTTATTGGGATTTGTGTTGGAAAAGCACGCCATAAGTGGCAGACATATTGAACTGCGAAATGACAGAGCCAGAATGGCTAATGTTTGTCATCTCTTTTCACTTGTCCTTAGCAGGCATGGAGCACCAGAGTATACAATATTGTGTGAAGATAGCAAAGCTTCAATAATTTGTTCAAACATCTCCAGTGGCTCTGTACTATCTAAACTGTTAAGGCATATAATGTTATACATTATACGATACCTCAGTTCTGTTCCATTACCCACCTAACTTTGGCACTATTTGGGGAATGGCAGGCAGGATGTCCGTGTCGATCATGTCTTTCTTCACTATGACCAGCATGTCTTCCAGCATGCTAAACAACCCTGGGCTTGCTTCGTATACAATTCCTGTAAACAGTAATAATGTGAGATAAGAAATACATGTTAACACCATCGCTTCAGGTATACATGACTACTTCGTTTTTGTCCTACATacgcacatacgcacacacgcatTCAATAACGCAAAtatatatagcgcacatatcttACTAATTAAATGTGACTATATGTATTCAATAATTATATGTAATATCCAATAGGAGAGTTCACTGTACGATTTAGCATGAATCTTCGGCATAATTTATTAATTATCATTAATTAgtcgttgtttttgttttgtttagcgTCAGCctcaaaaggcgactaatgggatcaggtggtcaagcaaTGGAAGCGCACAATTTTCAGTGCATCACACAGATGAAGATATGTTGACATGTGACCATGTCATGATCTTACCGGCAGGGTTCTGTTGTTGAACACAATCCTTGACATTGTTATATCTCATACCCAACTGTGGCATAAATCTGGAAAATCCCGATACTGTGACTAATGTTTGTTTACGATCCTCTGGAACATGGAACTTTGTGGACGTGTCGTCCACGCTAATGACTTCTCCGACAGCCAAGGCACCTAGGATCTCTCGGACATACCTGtggaaaaatatattatttgcaCATTCTTTTAGTGAGGggatgtgtgtatctgtgtgtgtctgtctgtatgtgtgtctgtgtgcgcgcgcgcgtgtgagCGAGTGTATGTGTGCCCCATTGGTCCCGCACACGTGCCATTGGTGTAGAGTCAGTTTTGTCCGTGTcctcagtatggtgatctaccttcagttgtatgCAGTGTGAAGCAGTGTTGTCATTGCAGTGACTTGCTGGATGTTACACCCTGTAAGGGCATCAGTGTGCTTTACTTTGTGTACATAATATTGCCATTGCTTTTGttctttttgtatattttgtcttCCCTTGTATTTCCTTTGTAGAAATTTCTATAGATTTGTATCCTTAGTAATGGTataatacatttttttttattttttaatgtatAACTTTGTCTTTAAATTTTGCAATTTTTTTATTGGTCTATCAATGTGCCTATCAAATGTTTGAGATGGCTCCAGTCTCTCAATGTGTCTATCAAATGTTTGAGATGGCACCAGTCTCTCAATGTGTCTATCAGTTAGTGTGAAACAGCTGAATGGGTACTGCCGCTCTGTTTCTGCCGCCAGTGAGTCTATAAACAGTCGGGTAACAACTAATCactggcaacccatgcttgtcgtaaatggCGCCTAACAGAATCGGGAGGcgagattcgctgacttggttaacgcacgtcatcgtaccccaatcgagtagatcggtgctcatgttgttgatcgttGTCTGAGCTACAATGTTGctgagtggcgtaaaactacaccaACTTACTGTTGGCATTCGTTTACAGTACTTTGTATTGTGTTTGTAACCCTAATTATTTAATTGCGTACCATTTATATGTTGTTTGTTAGTTTTATACCGATATATTTTAAATTTCTGGTTACTTTTACCGTGAAAATCGTCTCTTAACAATACCTTTCTCTAAGGTTCAGTTTGTCAGCCACCTGTTGTGATGTAAGGGGTTGTTTGGCTTCTAGCAGCAGCTCTACCACACCCAGCTCCCGTGCCATAGACAAGCATAGCATGACAGCACCGGCGCCGACATGGTGCATCATCTTCTTCAGGTAGTCCGACATCGTCGCGAAGATGTGTGTGGAATCTGGCTAAAATATACGATGGTTTGAAACTCATGAAAAATCGTTCCATATAATAGGCCAATTCAGGCTTTTTAATCATAGATCACAGACTTGAACTTCATATAAGTGTATGAAAAACATTAAATACAGTACAGTAATACATATGCAGTCCGTTTAGCTCAGAAGCGGACCGgtgaattgcagtctaactcgAAAAGTAATAAACATACgatactcagtgaaacgctgatcataatcaaaacatcagaccaactctgtggATTTTATAGAAATTATGTCCAAgaaataaatgttgtttaacataATATATTCACACAGTGCACAAGGTACATAAATTCTGTAGATTCGGTTCACTTTTGAGGCATACGCAACGTAGCTTCTGAGTCTTATTAATGTCTATCATTCATAACAGGCAGAACCGTAAAACTATATCAGTATCTGGCTATGTCGAAGAGTTTATTCCATTACATTGTCTCATTTTTCTAACCGATGGTTAGAAAAGTTGAATAGGTATACGGTATAGGTACCTGAGAAGAACACAGGTTGATCGTCACTTTAAATATTCTTGATATTTAGATTTACTTACATGCCGAGTTTGCTGTGTTCGCTGTGAGTTCGACTGTAGATTGCAAGCCCACGTAGTCGTTTATGGACTTTGAACATACAACATCACGTCTCGGCGCTTAGTGGAAGTCAATGTCATGGCTGTAACCTTGGGGACAACCTTGTTTTGCAGAGGTGCCTACAGTGTCACACTATGAAATACTCttagggacattctcgcgatcccgcattctcgcgatctcgaccgTTGGAAACAAGCCTAAAATGTCAAAAGTGCGAGAAAGCGAGATCGTGAGGACGCGAGATTTGGCCAAATCTCGCCATCTCGCGTTcccgcgatctcgcattctcgtgttttaATACAGAGCACGTTTCTGTCAAACGTCGacaacacgagaatgcgacttTTACACATGCTGTCAAATCTTGCAATCTCGCAATCTCGACTCGTCAAATAAGGCCACAAAAACACGAAATCGCgagaacacgagaatgcgacatttcattttctcgcgttctcgcgatctcgcgttTTAGACGCTACCGTTGCGCATGCATATTATTACAAGGTCAAGGTGCATGCGCTTCATTTCCCAAAtagcatttaacaaatttatgACATAGCTGGAAAATGCTATGTAATTTACATCACGAAGTGTATGGTAGTGTATATAAGTCAGCTCCCACTGTTACAATTTCCTACGTGCATAAAAATCCTCAACATGTCCtatataatttaacaaacgAAATAGAGAGCATGAATGTCCAATATAAGTGGAAACATGTAAGTGTCTGTAAGCTGA
Proteins encoded:
- the LOC137294113 gene encoding S-adenosylmethionine-dependent methyltransferase Rv2258c-like; amino-acid sequence: MSDYLKKMMHHVGAGAVMLCLSMARELGVVELLLEAKQPLTSQQVADKLNLRERYVREILGALAVGEVISVDDTSTKFHVPEDRKQTLVTVSGFSRFMPQLGMRYNNVKDCVQQQNPAGIVYEASPGLFSMLEDMLVIVKKDMIDTDILPAIPQIVPKLESGINVVEFGCATGVLVNKLASRFKNSTFLGSDITSKPLEVARADANSRGIQNISYSTDNIENLPEKYNDSFDWILTRFVIHDLAYPRQALNQIYRCLKPGGIFSMIEVGLEGGIAGNIANGTSMFYYSASTFMCIPESFRQPDSAALGATWGASLAREMVAKAGFTIINETASHTDEKEIHFVCQK